In the genome of SAR324 cluster bacterium, one region contains:
- a CDS encoding phospholipase, which produces MHFKRSFTQEVSSHYLLDLPKDCAEKTDWPLVVYLHGYGESGNDLEMVKQNGPPKLVAEGKQFPFVVVSPQCPSGFY; this is translated from the coding sequence ATGCACTTCAAGCGATCATTTACTCAAGAAGTCAGCAGCCATTACTTACTTGATTTGCCCAAAGACTGTGCTGAAAAAACAGATTGGCCACTTGTGGTTTACCTGCATGGTTATGGCGAAAGTGGTAATGATTTGGAAATGGTGAAACAGAATGGGCCGCCCAAATTAGTTGCAGAAGGTAAGCAGTTTCCATTTGTGGTAGTTAGTCCACAGTGTCCATCTGGTTTTTAC